A genomic stretch from Salarias fasciatus chromosome 10, fSalaFa1.1, whole genome shotgun sequence includes:
- the LOC115395759 gene encoding olfactory receptor 52D1-like: MGNETLDVLLLEPLQVTPRTSVPAFVLLLVIYVFIVASNLGLVALVCAERSLHQPMYLLLCNMSVNDVLGATVVVPHVLRDLARVGSERRIRYTDCALQAFCVHLHASVSHTVLMAMAFDRYVAICSPLRYAAVMTRGAVLRLSAAAWGSALVLVAVLVGLSVRLSRCRRLVSNPFCDNASLFKLSCESVLVNNIYGLGYTVLLLGSSISSVTLTYVRIAAVCLRSRNKALNGRALQTCATHLAVYAVLLASAFIIVVLHRFPQLSGHRKVASVVGHVALPTLDVLIYGLQIREVRQRLAGLIQNSKRALMK, encoded by the coding sequence ATGGGGAACGAGACGCTGGACGTCCTGCTCCTGGAGCCACTGCAGGTCACCCCTCGGACCTCCGTCCCCgccttcgtcctcctcctcgtcatctACGTCTTCATCGTGGCGTCCAACCTGGGCCTGGTGGCGCTGGTGTGCGCGGAGaggagcctccatcagcccATGTACCTGCTGCTGTGCAACATGAGCGTCAACGACGTGCTGGGGGCGACCGTCGTGGTGCCGCACGTGCTCAGGGACCTGGCCCGGGTCGGCTCGGAGCGGCGGATCCGCTACACGGACTGCGCCCTGCAGGCGTTCTGCGTCCACCTCCACGCCAGCGTCTCCCACACGGTGCTCATGGCCATGGCCTTCGACCGCTACGTGGCCATCTGCAGCCCGCTCCGCTACGCCGCCGTCATGACCCGCGGGGCGGTCCTGAGGCTGTCGGCCGCCGCCTGGGGGTCGGCGCTGGTCCTGGTGGCCGTCCTGGTGGGTCTGAGCGTGCGACTGTCCCGCTGCCGGCGCCTGGTCTCCAACCCGTTCTGCGACAACGCCTCGCTCTTCAAGCTGTCCTGCGAGAGCGTCCTGGTCAACAACATCTACGGCCTGGGCTACACCGTCCTGCTGCTCGGGTCCTCCATTAGCAGCGTCACGCTCACCTACGTGCGCATCGCCGCCGTGTGCCTGCGCAGCCGCAACAAGGCGCTGAACGGCCGCGCGCTGCAGACCTGCGCCACGCACCTGGCCGTCTACGCCGTGCTGCTCGCGTCCGCCTTCATCATCGTCGTCCTCCACCGCTTCCCGCAGCTGTCCGGCCACCGGAAGGTGGCGTCGGTCGTCGGCCACGTTGCCCTGCCCACACTCGACGTTCTGATCTACGGCCTGCAGATTAGAGAGGTCCGGCAGAGGCTGGCGGGCCTGATCCAGAACAGCAAGAGGGCTTTGATGAAGTGA